Below is a window of Bremerella alba DNA.
GGCGTTTGCTGGTAATAGCTCATCACCAACGGCTGCTCGATCAACGATTCGACGCCACCCAAACTCGGCGCGATTTTGAAGATCTTCGCGTTGTCGACCACGTTGGCCGTTTTTCGCCAGTCGGCACCCTTCACATTGAAAGTGACCAGCCCGCCGAAGCCACGCATCGTGGCCTTGGCGATGTCGTGGTAAGGGTGCGAAGCCAGTCCCGGATAATAAACTTTCTCGACCATCGGGTGATCTTCCAGGAACTGGGCGATCGCCATACCGTTGGCATTATGTCGCTGCATTCGAAGCGAGAAGGTCTTCAGCCCGCGAAGCAACAGGTAGCAATTGTGCGGAGCGTTGATGCCCCCCATCACGCCGCGCAGTTGACGCACATCGGCCAACTGCTGTTCACTGCCGATGATTGCCCCGGCCAGAAGGTCGTTGTGACCGGCGAGGTACTTCGTTGCCGAATGCAAGACATAATCGACGCCATATTCCAGCGGACGCAAGTTGTACGGCGTCGCCAGTGTGGCATCGATCAGCGTTTCAACGCCATGCTTCTTACCAATCTCGGTGAACTTTTCGAGGTCGACACAGCTCAAATGCGGATTGGTAGGCGACTCACTGATGAGCATCTTGGTGTTGGCGTCGATGGCCTTTTCCATCGCATCGTAATCGCCGGTCTTTACCGTCCTGGTTTCGACACCGAAGCGGGCTAGGTGCTTGCCGCAGAACTCGCGACTGCGGTGATAACACTCGTCGAAGAAGACCACGTTGTCGCCTGAGCTGACCTTGGCCATCAACAGCCCGACGAATGCCGCCATGCCGCACGAATAAAGGACGGCCGACTCGCCTCCTTCGATGGCGGCCAGTTTGGCTTCGGCAGTTTTCTCGCCCGGGTTACCGTAGCGGCCGTACTCTTCGCGAACCTGATTTTCTTCGATATAGCGAATAATCGAATCGGTATTGTCGAAGGTGTAGGTCGACGCGCAGAAGATGGCGTCGGTGATCGCATTGCCCGGCTTCATGCGGGCCTCGCCACCTTGCACGGCGGTGGTGGAGGTGCCTTGATTTGCTTTTCGTTCTGGAGCCACTGACATGACGGGTATTCTCGCAATCGATGCGGGAAGTAGCAGATCAAAGACGAGTACGCCTTACAAGAACGCCACGGTTCCCAGATGTTTGACAGGGCCGCAGCATGTGATCTGTTCTGAAGAAAAATTGCCGCTGGGAGGAGCGACAACGGCACTTTAGCAGACAGGCTGCAAGCGGCCACAAATCCCTATTAAACCAGCCCTGAGTGTAACCGAGCGCAATCTGCCCCGCAACGGGCCGCTTTCTCTATTTTCTCAAGGGGCAACCTATCTCATTCCCGGCTTATCAAGCCCCGTTTATGCGAGGGGATTGCCCCTAAGCGTTCAGGGAGTGTTAGCACGAAAGTTTACCTAATCGTCAAATCCAGCCACTTGCTATCGAGTTGAAATGCCCTTAAAACCGAGGCTTCGTTTACCGTCCCAGTTACGGATTTCGGATGGTAAGACCCGCTTCGTTTCCCGCCCACGGAGGTTGTTCTTTCCCATGACCCGATTGCCCCTTGCCCTTTTATTGATGCTGGTTTTGTCCACGTCGCTCGTTGCCGCCCCTGCCACCACCGACGGTAATCCCAAGCCGAAGGACGACGAGAAGAAGGAAATGGAAACCAAGAAAGCCGACGCCCAAGCTCCCGGCGACGACTTTCTGCATAAGCACCCCACGCTCGTGAAGATGTGGCATCACTCGAATCAGGTTCGCGCACGGTATCAGCTACCGGCTCAGCGGATCAGCCCGGAACTGACCAAAGCGGCCCAAGACCATGCCTGGTACATGGCGCGCACTGGCCAGTTCAGCCATTCCGTGAATGGCAGCTTCGTCTCGCGGGCCCGGCGACATCACTACCCAGGCTCACCGCACGGAGAGATTATCTTGTACGGTTCGAGCAGCATTTCCGAGTGCTTCAACGGCTGGCTCAACAGCCCTGGCCACCGAGCCATCTTGCTTAGTGGTGCGCGAGAAGTTGGCTACGGTTACGCCATCGGCCGCAACGGCAGAGCCTATTGGGTCGGCGTGTTTGGTAACTAATACGCTTGTGCTGATCGGACGAACTCAAAAGAAAGCGGCATCGAAACCTAAGGTTTCGATGCCGCTTTTTAGTTTGCCATTCTCGCGCAACAACCTTAATCGACTAGTTCGATCACGCCCAAATCGTTGTCGTTTTCTTCCACCGTGATTTCGATGCCTGACTTCTTAAAATT
It encodes the following:
- a CDS encoding trans-sulfuration enzyme family protein; protein product: MSVAPERKANQGTSTTAVQGGEARMKPGNAITDAIFCASTYTFDNTDSIIRYIEENQVREEYGRYGNPGEKTAEAKLAAIEGGESAVLYSCGMAAFVGLLMAKVSSGDNVVFFDECYHRSREFCGKHLARFGVETRTVKTGDYDAMEKAIDANTKMLISESPTNPHLSCVDLEKFTEIGKKHGVETLIDATLATPYNLRPLEYGVDYVLHSATKYLAGHNDLLAGAIIGSEQQLADVRQLRGVMGGINAPHNCYLLLRGLKTFSLRMQRHNANGMAIAQFLEDHPMVEKVYYPGLASHPYHDIAKATMRGFGGLVTFNVKGADWRKTANVVDNAKIFKIAPSLGGVESLIEQPLVMSYYQQTPENRAKFGIYDNMIRIACGIEDTEDLIADLKQALDNA
- a CDS encoding CAP domain-containing protein, which translates into the protein MTRLPLALLLMLVLSTSLVAAPATTDGNPKPKDDEKKEMETKKADAQAPGDDFLHKHPTLVKMWHHSNQVRARYQLPAQRISPELTKAAQDHAWYMARTGQFSHSVNGSFVSRARRHHYPGSPHGEIILYGSSSISECFNGWLNSPGHRAILLSGAREVGYGYAIGRNGRAYWVGVFGN